The bacterium DNA window TGCTCAGCTCGTTCTCCCCGGCAGGGGAGACTCCGTTCCAGGTGACCTACATCGCCAACGCCGGTTTCCTGATCGAGGCCGGTGAGAGCAAGGTCCTGGTGGACGCCCTGTTCTCGGACCAGTCGATCCAGTACGCCCACGTGCCGTCCGGCGAGACGCTGGAGAAAATGGCGGCGGCGGAGCCGCCGTTCGACAACGTGGACCTGATCCTGGTGACCCACCGGCACCGGGACCATTTCGAAGCCGGGCTTGTGGCCGGCTTCTTGGCATCCAGCCCGGAAACAATCCTGGTGGCGCCGCCCCAGGCGGTGGAGTCCCTGGAGGATGTGGAAGGGCTCGGCGCCAGGGTCCGCTCCATCCATCCGGACCTGCATGGCTTCGAGACGGTCACCGAAGCCGGCATCCAGGTCAAGGCGTACCGGCTGAGTCACTCGGCCTACATGGAGACCGACCCGGTGACCGGCGAGGAGCGCAACCGCCACGAAGGGGTCCAGAACCTGGTCTACGTGGTGGAACTGGCCGGCCGCCGGTTCCTGCACACTGGCGACGCCGTGTTCTCCCAGTCCCTGGAATTGTTCGAGAACGGTCTTTTCCACAAGGTCGACTTGGACGTCGTGTTCGTGGAGTTCTTCGACTGGTCCGAGGAGACGGCCCGGGTCTTCAAGGCCTGGAT harbors:
- a CDS encoding MBL fold metallo-hydrolase — translated: MTVLLTTFLLSSFSPAGETPFQVTYIANAGFLIEAGESKVLVDALFSDQSIQYAHVPSGETLEKMAAAEPPFDNVDLILVTHRHRDHFEAGLVAGFLASSPETILVAPPQAVESLEDVEGLGARVRSIHPDLHGFETVTEAGIQVKAYRLSHSAYMETDPVTGEERNRHEGVQNLVYVVELAGRRFLHTGDAVFSQSLELFENGLFHKVDLDVVFVEFFDWSEETARVFKAWMTPDHIVFMHRPREQDQIDAIEARLQERFPQAVLFLEPMEVRGF